CAAAACCGTCACCCTGTTTGCCGGGCCGGGGCGGCTCGGCTACACGGAGGTCTACGGGCCGCACCCATTCGGAGAGACGGTCCCCCTGCCGACGCCCTTCGGGATCGACCTGGACACCAGTCGGCTCTAGTCGAAGAGGGCGCTCAGGCGGGGGAGGCGGGGGGCGGTCTGCGTCGTGTCGTCGAAGTCGAAGTCCCAGGCCGGGTCCAGCGGCGGGTAGCTGATCGTGAAGGATTCCGACGGGAGTTCGCGGCCCGTGGCGGACTCGTACGCCGTCCAGGCGATCGAGAGGGCCTCCTCGTCCCACAGCTCCAGGCCCTCCGCCGCCGCCTCGCGCACCGCGGGGTGGTCGGCGAGGGAGTCGGGGTCGGCCAGGGCGCGGGCGAAGGCCTCCTCGCCCTGGGTCAGGAGCCAGCCGCGGAAGTAGTCGAAGCCGTCGTCCGAGCAGCCGCCGTTGATCATGTAGGCCGCGGCCCAGAGGGGGCTGCGGTACGACTCCGCCAGCAGGTCCCACAGGACCTGCTGGGCGGCGGCTATCTCGGCCTCGGGGCAGCGCGCCAGCAACTCCGAGGCGCGCGCCGCCACCTGGTCCGCTTCGGCCTCGGACCGGGCCGTCTCGATCAGCTTCCAGAACGTCTGCTTGTCCATGGGGGAAGCGTGGCATCTGCCTCTGACATCAGACGGTGAGGAACGAGTGAAGGGATTCTGTGAGAGCGGTGATGAAGGCCGCCCGGGTTGCCGGGGGCACGAGGTCCAGCGAGAGGTACGGGTTCAGGTCCTCGAGCTCGACCAGGAGGAGCTCTCCGGAGGGGGCGCGGCAGGCGTCCACCCGCTGGATGCCGTGCGAGAGGGTGTTCCACTCGATGAAGCTGCGGGCGAAGTCGAGGTCCGCCGCAGTGGCCTCGTACGGCTTCAGCTCCCAGCGGCGGTCCGGGTCCGGGGCGTAGAGGGCGTACTGGAAGGCGTCGTCGACGAAGTAGAAGGAGACCTCGTACGCGAAGTCGATGCGCGGCTGGATGAGGTTCTCGCCCGCCGGACCGGCCGGGTGCGGGGTGAAGGTCAGCCCTATGGAGTCCGCGCCCTGCTTGGGCTTCACCGCGTACGAGGGGACCGAGGGGAGCAGCGCGAGGTCCGCGGGGTCGTCGATCGTGGGGATCACCGGGTAGCCGGCGGCGGTGAGGTCGAGGAGGTACTGCTTGCCCGCCATGTCGCCGCGGCCCGTGAGCGGGTTGTAGACGCGGGTGCCGGCGGCGAGGGCGGCCGCGCGGAAGCCGTCGTACGCCTCCTGGTAGTGCAGGACCGGGCCGCTGTTGCGGACGATCACCGCGTCGAAGCCCGCCATCATGCCCGCCGCGTCCAGCGGATGGCACAGGGCCAGCGGGAAGTGCTCGCGCAGGCGGGAGGTGAGGAGGATGTCCTCGTCGCAGTACCGGCGGCCGCGCGCCGGGTACGCCAGATCGGTCACGTAGAGGAGAGGCATGGCGGCAACCTATCGCGGGCGTCGATGCGGGCACGAAGCACCCGGTCCGGGACAAAACGCCGACCCCGGGGACGACTGCGCGATCCCCGGCCGCCTGGTCACCGGCCCAGGCGGCGGTCTTTCAGGGCCGGGAACTGGTCGCGGGTTTCGGCGACCTTTGCGGGGTCCAGGTCCACCGTGAGGACGTCCTCGGCGGGGCCCGCCTCGGCCAGGACCTCGCCCCAGGGGTCCACCACCAGGCTGTGTCCGGCCTGCTCGACGCCCGCGTGCGTACCGGCCAGCCCGCAGGCGAGCACGTACGACTGGTCCTCGACGGCCCGCGCCCGGTTCAGCAGGGTCCAGTGGGCGCGGCGGCGGGCCGGCCAGCCCGCGGCCACCACCATCGTCGTGGCCCCGGCGTCGACCAGGCCGCGGAACAGCTCGGGGAAGCGCAGGTCGTAGCAGGTGGCGATGCCGAGGGTCTGCTCCGGCAGGGTCACGGTGGTCAGGGAGTCGCCGGCCGTCATCAGCACGGCCTCGCCCTGGTCGAAGCCGAAGCGGTGGATCTTGCGGTACGTGGCGGCCAGCTCGCCGGTCGGGGAGAGGACGAGGGTGGTGTTGTAGAGCGAGCCGTCGCCCGCGCGCTCCACGACCGAGCCGGCGTGCAGCCAGACCCCGGCGTCGCGCGCCGCCTTGGACATCGCCTCGTACGTCGGGCCGTCCAGCGGCTCGGCCTCGGTCTCGAACTGCTCGTAGGCGAAGGCACCCACCGTCCACAGTTCGGGCAGGACGACCAGATCCGAGCCGGCCTGGTCCCGCACGAGATCGGCCACGCGGGCACGGCGTGAAGCAACCGACTCCCCGTCGGTCACCG
The Streptomyces sp. NBC_01296 DNA segment above includes these coding regions:
- a CDS encoding carbon-nitrogen family hydrolase; this encodes MRASLIQIAVTDGESVASRRARVADLVRDQAGSDLVVLPELWTVGAFAYEQFETEAEPLDGPTYEAMSKAARDAGVWLHAGSVVERAGDGSLYNTTLVLSPTGELAATYRKIHRFGFDQGEAVLMTAGDSLTTVTLPEQTLGIATCYDLRFPELFRGLVDAGATTMVVAAGWPARRRAHWTLLNRARAVEDQSYVLACGLAGTHAGVEQAGHSLVVDPWGEVLAEAGPAEDVLTVDLDPAKVAETRDQFPALKDRRLGR
- a CDS encoding DUF4240 domain-containing protein, whose translation is MDKQTFWKLIETARSEAEADQVAARASELLARCPEAEIAAAQQVLWDLLAESYRSPLWAAAYMINGGCSDDGFDYFRGWLLTQGEEAFARALADPDSLADHPAVREAAAEGLELWDEEALSIAWTAYESATGRELPSESFTISYPPLDPAWDFDFDDTTQTAPRLPRLSALFD